The Microbulbifer sp. YPW1 genome contains a region encoding:
- a CDS encoding multifunctional CCA addition/repair protein, translated as MKCYLVGGAVRDQLLQRPVHERDWVVVGATETEMLAQGFRPVGKDFPVFLHPDSGEEYALARTERKSGHGYGGFTVYASPEVTLEQDLQRRDLTVNAMAQTEDGEIVDPYGGRADLEARKLRHVSPAFSEDPLRILRVARFAARYAPLGFQVADETMTLMRGMVDAGEVEHLVPERVWKEVSRALTEPRPDVFIRVLRECGALKVLLPEVDSLFGVPQPALHHPEIDTGDHVLRALCQAPAELPVRFAVLVHDLGKGITPDDVLPSHRGHEAAGLPLVKEVSKRLRVPNPITALSLGVCEYHLHCHRAFELRPQTIMKMLRALDALRRPERFEQFLESCEADARGRKGLEDRDYPQVDYLRAAREAAAGVDPQALIAEGFEGAELGKALDRARLQAVTHVKSTFGAPDQD; from the coding sequence ATGAAATGCTATCTGGTTGGCGGCGCGGTGCGCGATCAACTACTGCAACGACCGGTGCACGAGCGCGACTGGGTCGTTGTCGGCGCCACGGAAACGGAGATGCTCGCGCAGGGGTTTCGCCCGGTGGGCAAAGATTTCCCCGTATTCCTGCACCCCGATAGCGGCGAGGAGTACGCCCTCGCCCGCACCGAGCGTAAAAGCGGCCACGGTTACGGCGGCTTTACCGTCTACGCCAGCCCAGAGGTCACCCTCGAGCAGGATCTGCAGCGTCGCGACCTCACCGTTAACGCCATGGCGCAGACCGAAGACGGCGAGATCGTCGACCCCTACGGCGGCCGCGCAGACCTGGAAGCGCGCAAACTGCGCCACGTCTCCCCCGCATTCAGCGAGGATCCGCTGCGTATTCTGCGTGTTGCCCGCTTCGCCGCGCGCTATGCGCCCCTGGGATTTCAGGTCGCCGATGAAACTATGACGCTGATGCGAGGCATGGTGGATGCAGGGGAAGTCGAACACCTGGTGCCGGAGAGGGTGTGGAAGGAAGTCAGCCGCGCCCTGACCGAGCCACGACCGGATGTATTTATCCGCGTGTTGCGAGAATGCGGCGCACTCAAGGTGCTACTGCCAGAAGTGGACAGCCTGTTCGGGGTACCGCAGCCGGCGCTCCACCACCCAGAAATCGACACCGGCGACCACGTACTGCGCGCCCTGTGTCAGGCGCCGGCGGAGCTGCCTGTACGTTTTGCGGTGCTGGTACATGATCTCGGCAAAGGCATTACCCCCGACGATGTCCTGCCCAGTCACCGCGGGCACGAAGCGGCCGGCTTGCCGCTGGTAAAGGAGGTGAGCAAACGACTGCGGGTACCCAACCCCATTACCGCACTGTCGCTCGGGGTATGCGAGTACCACCTGCACTGCCACCGCGCGTTCGAATTGCGCCCGCAGACCATCATGAAAATGCTACGTGCCCTCGATGCCCTGCGTCGACCGGAGCGGTTTGAACAGTTTCTCGAGAGCTGCGAAGCGGACGCCCGCGGGCGCAAAGGACTCGAAGACCGGGATTACCCCCAGGTAGATTACCTGCGCGCAGCCCGCGAAGCCGCGGCCGGTGTGGACCCGCAAGCGCTGATCGCCGAGGGGTTTGAGGGTGCAGAACTGGGCAAAGCCCTGGACCGCGCGCGCCTGCAGGCCGTCACCCACGTAAAAAGCACCTTCGGGGCACCGGACCAGGACTGA